The DNA segment ATCCATTACGAAAGCGGATCTATTAGTTAGCTTAGGGTTTTCCCACAGCAAGCGAATCTCTTTCATTTGCCCGCACTAGCAGCAGCAGCGCCACACTCTTCACAGTGCTGATCAACCATGGCGGAGCAGGTGCACCCGCCTATCTACTCGCTCTCCCTTTTTCACTCTTTTATCTTCTTTgcttctcattttttttcttcttttgattgCAGACCGAGAAGGCATTTCTAAAGCAACCCAAAGTGTTTTTAAGGTAATCTTAATAATAAACCATGAAAAATCTCTCACTTTTGTAATTTTTTCGGATTTGGGTTTTTTGGAGTTTGGGTGGGTTTTAATGATATTGTTTCTATTTCAGCTCCAAGAAATCTGGGAAAGGGAAGAGACCAGGAAAGGGAGGAAACCGCTTCTGGAAGAGCATTGGTTTGGGCTTCAAAACCCCTCGTGAAGCTACTGAAGGTAGGTTTGTATTTGTTCTTTTTAAATGTGTTTAGGGTGGTATGGATGGTCAATTTATGCAAAATCTATTTAAGCTTTGAATGTTCTACCTAGAAACTAGTATCATGTTTATTTATAATTGCTGTATTTATATTATGCACactcaaattatatatatgtttcagTGTTCTGTATgggaaataaaaatgatttaattgattAACACCTAAGGGAGGACTATGTAGAATGTATTTCTATGCATTGAGGGTTCAGTCAAATAATGTTTTTGCATATTTGATTTCTAAAGGAACCTACATCGACAAGAAATGCCCATTCACCGGCACTGTTTCCATCAGGGGTCGCATTTTAGCCGGTACTTGCCATAGTGCCAAGATGATAAGGACAATCATTGTTCGACGGAATTACCTACATTATATCAAGAAATACCAAAGGCATGATCCAGCTTCATTCCGCTGTACTTTTCCATAAagtttcttatgatttttattgttGGAAGAaacttatttttcctttttcaggtACGAGAAGAGACATTCAAATATCCCTGCACATATTTCTCCATGCTTCCGTGTGAAGGAAGGAGATCATGTCATTATCGGGCAATGCAGGTTAAACCCCTAAACCGAATGACTTTATATGTTAGTGTCTATGAATGTAATTGTTTTTACAGCTAGTTTGTTGGTGATTTAGGTTGTTTGTAATTTGCGTGTATTTTCTAATTTCAGGCCGTTGTCAAAGACTGTGAGGTTCAATGTTTTGAAAGTGATTCCTGCTGGATCTTCTGGTGGAGGGAAGAAAGCTTTTACTGGAATGTAAGGTGTAACTGTTTTCAATCATAGTTCGGGTTGTAGGAACATAAGGAGAAGACATTAAAATCCCTGAACTGCCTCTAGATATGAAGAACCTGGGACTATTagatgtttttatgtttttgtttttcctttcctaTTACTTGTTATGTTTGGATTTGTCTTGTTATGACAACTGGAATTTTGAAGGTATCCCCTATTCTAGTATGATCCTGTTCTCTGAAGAATCACTCTGATCACTTACTTAGATTATGTATGAAATTTCTGGAGACATTCTGTAAATTGGCGAGGGGCATCCATTGTGCAAATGTATGGTGAAAATATCACAAACCCCCCGTACTATACTTTGGATTGCATTTTAGCCTGTCTACTAAAAAATTGGCGAATTAGCCTTGTTGATGAGTGAGCAAAACTGCTCTTCCATTAAATTTAGTGTTTATACACAAGGaacaataacaaatttagctctcaatcTTTACATATTTTTTGTTGAAAGTagcttagaaatttttgaaactaATAAGGTTAAAGGGTAAAAagactatttttttaaaactggACTGGTGGTCAAACCGTTCAGGTCATATGTTTTCATGTCCAACTTTTtcgtttaaaaaatattaaaaatttaaaatttaaaaagatgaaaaaacaAAAACGATTCAACCGGTTCAATTGTCTATTCAATTGGTTTTTAGCTAGTTTAGTTGATTTTTAGTCAATTTAATTGGTTTGTATTGGTTCCTTGTTTAATCGGTTTAAAGCTTTTTTGCAGATTGGTTCTTTGACTTGTTCTTTGTCTATTCAGTTTAATTGGCTCGTTCGATATGATTTAAACAATAATACAAAAAAAGTTttagtaataaattaaaaaaatcaaatagatcattttaaaatttttaaaaaaattataaaaataaagttaaataacAATACTAACATTGGCAATAAAATGGTAGgggttaattttttataaaaaaaatcttatacttactaaattttaataaattcgaAATTGTTATTTTTGAATTGGTAGGTATGATAGAGTGAGGGGAATATGTTGAGGCCATTGtgtaaattttattgtttttaggaaagttaatatgtaattttatttttattaatttaaaattttaaagatttaaattaaaaaatttacaatttagagtacttgatatcttgCCAACTTTTAACTAGGCCCTTGACTTTaggtattaataaaaaaaatgttagcgTGCAAATATAAAATACAAACCTACATTTAAAAGTTTAAGCACCATGAAATTCACATTTCTTTTATAAATTAACCACCGTGGAGTCTCCCTTTTTAAGTACCTAACCTTCGCTTATTGaaaatcttttaaaagaaaaaaaaaataggtaGCTAACCTTTAGGGATTGGAAAATTACAGATTATGTCCACTCTCTTCCCCTTTAGACTTTTACTGTTTTACTTTtaagataatattaaaaatgaggGAAAATTAAAGGTTTTTTATACTATACTATTTGCCTGTCATCCCTTTTCAATTCTTAAATTAGAGAAGAAATACGTTTAAAAGTACTCGAATTCTTGTCCTCTCGATTGCTATAATAATAACTGTACAAaacatatttttctttaaaattattttaaatttaataaaaaacggggaaatcgacttttgaaaataaaatatggagtcgccactgatctttctattttggtgtgatcggatcacctaaagatttggttattttaataaaacattttggtttactaaaacaacgattttggtctacgaacttttgagaaaaacgggttcgggagtcggttatgcatgaggaaggattagcacccttactacgcccaaaattggtaccaaatcgattaaatactgtccttatgtctaagatttaaaaatgtttttgaaatgtcgttcccttttttataatatttgaataacccgagttggtcatcaaaattctcttgctTAAGAGGAATATAGcaccacatccagcacgatagaaCATGATCCTTTATGCCCTCGAAAACATGACaaattttgacttccaaaaattTATACGTTGAAAACCgtaaaaggatgcccaattatttagtccaacgagaaaatcgaaacccagcacagtagggcacgactCCTCGAATTTCTAGATGTcagacattgccttattttagaatttagagaGTATGAGTAAAATTCTAAAGGAATCTTCGATCATTTTGGACAAACAGGAAATCGCTACCCAGCacaatagggcacgattccccgaattgccaaacatcgaatatTACCTTCGTTTTGAAGAGTTTTTAGAAAATATAAGTGAAATTCAAAAGGGAccttcgattattttgaacaaacgagaaattgcaacccagcacgttagggcacgattccgcgaattgccaaatatcgaacatcgccttcgttttgaaaggtttttaaatgaataattataaaactagcttaaaaaCGTGTTAACTTTACTTAAAATAAAACGAAACTAATTTTAAAGATTTGGACCTTATAAAACCACATTTCGCAAACCAAGTGGAAAACGATGATATGGGATAATGGACACGTATGAGATACGATCAACTAACAAACTAATAATTAAGCAAGgctaatctaaaaaaatataaccCAATTACAATAATGCATGGAGAATAATTAATGTGGTAACATATAAAAATGAGCAACCATGATGTAGCAAATATACAAGAAATATCGTGAACATAATTAACACAGAGATACCAATCGATATAGGGTCAACACGACACAAAAATAATGGACTAAAAATGATGGACTAACAGTCAAATAATATATGCTAgagtttgaaataatttataaaagaaaaattaagaatatatacataaaaaaatctaatagATGTTACAAAAACATTTGGATCAAATAAAACACTAAATATTTAAccataaaacatttatttaaagtTGGTAATATCCCTACAATAAGAATAATCTATATAATACATAAGATGTGAAAGGATAATGGGTATAAAGCATGtacctatatgtatatatacacgtgtgagtgaattttgaagcaattatatacaaaaataacatggaattaaaatatgaattatataaaaaaattggattgattttatcataaattatatatatatgtatataaataaactagaaATAATTGCTTGTAAAAAATACCATAGGAACGTACTCaagattgaattatttttattataaattatgatGGACTTAAAAGCATGCTTATGTACAAAGAAGGCTATGTATATAAAATGTAGGTTTGATAATGTATGCAAATCAAAAAACATGAACTAATGTAAATgaatataaaataacttaaattttatgtaaaacatatatacaaagcATATTTGAAtagcaaaaatatatattaaaatatatggatttaataatatatagatcaaaCATAGGCAtcgataaatatatatacacttgcATAACGATAATTTAAAAGATATGTTATAAGAACTATGTAATATAATATAAGAATAAGTTTAAAGGAAATTACgtgtatataaaataatataatattaataatatgcatgaaataaaaataactttgCTGTAAAATATGTATATTCATACCTAtataattgtgtatatatataaaaaaatatgattacCGAAATTACAATAGACAAGTAAGTAAACGATGCAAATGATACCattcatacaaataaataaacacgaataaaaacatgaaatgaatttaaaaagaagcccaattgaaatcaaattaaaacaaagaGGATAGTTTAAATGAAGTAACTTGTTCAAATAAAAAGGACCAGCGCGCAACACATGCGAATGCGCAGGGACCAAGTCTGGAAATAACCCAGACCCCCAAAACGCAACGCTGGAGTTCGGACCAAAGTGCAAATGCACGCAAGATTACAGggcaatttttgaaaaaaaataaatgcgAATATAGGCCGATTTGAATGCCGCGCGAAAGAATAAGGACCTATATTGGAAATATCCCCTTATCgtaaaaacgcgcggatcccagGGGTGAAGAGCCGGATCGGGTCGGGTATgctgaaacggtgtcgtttcaaggCTACCAATGCATGCCTTAAACTACGCCGTTTCATGTTGTCAattaataaagagaaaaaaaaaacctaagacCTAAATATTTCAACAAACTGAAAAGGGGAAAATGAAAGGGAGAGAGGGAAACGATGCCCACAACGCCTCGGTCTTAGCCGATTTCGGTGTTCATCGGCGCTTAATGCCTTCGCCTCCGCCGTGGCACCAGTCCGAAACCTCTCAAAACGCAGGTAAGTTTTCTCCTCCtttattttgctaaaatttttatctaccaaagcaaagagaaaaatgaaaataaaacccaaaaaggAGAGTATGAATCGAAGAACCACCTTTGATCTTTCTGACTATTGTTTCAAACGTTTGCGTTCGTATTGATTTCTTTTTGCGTAATCTCTGTGAACGTAACCTTACAAAGGATGAAATCctttggctttatagccgaaaggaaagaaaggaaaatcaataaaataaaaaaaatacaatatttccATTTGTTTGTATTTGCTGCTATTGCTTGTTTGTTTTTTGCAGGTACGGGTGTGCTGGCGCTCGGATACGGAGGCTTGGGCGTGGCGTCGCTGTTGAGGCGCTGGCATCGTACGGAGGCATTGTCCGGTTGCGGCGCAAGCATTAGGCTAGGGTTTTTTGCCTGCTTTAAATTTTGGGCCACTTGGGCCTATTGTATTTGGGCTCGGGTTTGTTTGTAAATGGGCTGATGGACTGTTAAAGGCTGGACTATTATAATGTTTTTTATTGCAATAATTTTGATTTATGCTTGTACGGGCCTGGGCTAAATTGGCCCATTACAATAACAACACCAATTAAGTTAAGATTCAatcatttgaaaaattaaaaattatacattCTATACACAAATTTGAAGGAGAATGAATTCCaagtgtttgaatttttttattggaaaTTGATGGTATGGGTTAATTGAACACTAATTTAgttatgaaattactaaaatacctttctATATATAAATTAAGTTATACTTTTACGagggtatttttattattttgtgtaaaaaatcaataaaaatttaatcataatgagatttaaacttaaaataacaTGTATAATAAACAATTAGCTTAACCATTGTAACTAAgcatcaattaatttttatttcaattttaataaatatatttgttcatCCACATCATTGGTTTACCGTAAATCTAGTATATATGTATGAtttgtttaataaataatatacaattaaGGGATAAATTTCGAATTTGCACATAAATCTTGATCCATCATAATGTGATGCACAAACTTTTCTTTGGCACAATTATGcccatttaattaaaaattttaaaatttaattacacaCGTTTTGgaagaaaaatctaaaaaattttctattagtaAGCTTAATCTTTTGTATAATGcaataagaaattataaaatagtacattattaaaaataataataacttataaaaattaaatcaaaattaaaattacacgTAGATGTTGGGtttgtttaaatatttaaatactaatataaaatttcttttcaCAATTAAcacatgtttttattatattaattaattttattagatTCATTGATTATATCCTTGTTCATATAAAgtttaataaatatttcaaaaatagaagaaaaagaaaacctaacCCCCATACCAACCAAACACAAGTAATTTTCAGCCACACTTTGGTACGAAATTATGGAATTGTTACTTTGTCAACATTATAATAACTGATTGATTATTATGTTACGTATGTTGAATgcagtaataaaatattttatatattttttaaaaatttaaatttaaattttaaagaaaacgtTATTAAAAGCACAGTGGATATTGGaacttaaacaataaaatatacatttaaataaaagaataataaacgCTGCGGAGTCATCAACATCAATGGTGGGAACTGAATTCACACCTGTAAAATAATTATCGGCAATATAATAAGgaatatgttatttatttatttttttggttttttttttggggggggggtggcTCCTGGAACCAAATGCAATATATTGTAAAGAAATTCTGTCCAGTCCATTATTTTTCAGCGGATTCTTtctctctcttagttttcttggTTAACCTGGATACGCCTAACAACTTGCTCAGAAGCTGAAACAGGAAAAATACAAAACCAAAAAAGCTCTCACTCAGAAATTACCCTTTCTTTTGCTTATCAACCATCATGCGTGTTAAAGATAAAGAGCAGGTCACCCCAGAAATAGACGACCTTGATGACAACTACTACACTAAAACGTCTTGCTCTTTGCTTTCTTGGGGTGATTTCTTGTGTACACAGATGGAGAATTGGTCTCTTAAACACTCTCCTCTACATGTAGACGTCGTCAGTGGCAGCAATAGAGTTAGTATCCTAACTTCCATTTCTTGTAATCATTTGAAAAAGGAATAGTTGCTTTTGATGacaatttcttttttatatttctgGTTTTGgtgctttttttttcctttctgaAGTTGAGAAATTTGTtgattgaattgtatatgtgttCTTGGTTTCTCAAAAGACTGTTGCTTTGATGACAGTTTCTTCTTATTCTATTCTGGCCTCTGGGTTCTGGTTCTTTCTGCTTTTAAGTTGAGAATTTTGTTGCTATTATTGTAATTTTGTTATAGCCAATTTCAATTCTTTGTGATATGGACCTTGGAGAATTACACCCCAAAAGCAAGCTATTGGACCGGAAGAAGCTAGGTGCATATAAACCCCACAAAGGAATCCCATACTCTCTATATGGAAATCAAGTCTCATACCTTGCAGTTAGGCACATAATAATCCATCATGCACCACAAGCCCTGTATGGCTTATTTTGCATTGACTTATCCGAGCCTTGGGCGAAAACTGCAATGCCAACACCACCAGCTGTGCTACATGATTTACCCCAAAAAGTAGTTATTAGGGTGGAAGAGATAAACCCGACAAAGAAATTCCATACTTGACTTATTGCAAGTAGGCATATAACATTTTCTTCCGTGTATATATGTACTTCGATCATCACTCATTAgtcataatttcatttttgatggATTATCAAAGTTCCATCAGCTACTTATATTCAGTTTTGTGTCAGATTCATAATCATGTATTCGTAGTTGCAAATTTTGTTATATTCAATTTTGATCAGAAGTGGATCTGATAATGTTAGGACAAAGAGGAAGTGACTTCTTTTGACACTCTAACCTATAAAATCATATAAGGTATGTTGTTTGTGTTTGGTTATGGTACCAATtcaacacacatgtaaattaGATTTCTTGTTCTTCCTTTTATTAAAGGACTATTAATATTGATTTTATATGGCCAAAGATCTCTTTAGCGTAAAAAAAGTTCTTATTGGTTGTAGATACAAGGATGTAGCTAGATGTTGCATGAAGGGTACGCCCTTGCCAGCTTATGATCTGCCTTTGTTCCTAAAATTTTCGAATATTGAATATATACGCACTGATATTTACTAGGAAGATAGTTGAAGTATGTTCAGAATTCAGCTTTATATTCTTTGGTCAATGGAATTGGTGAGCATGCTATTACactattattatatgtttacGGCTTCCTTATCTTTTAACCTCATCCGTGGTGCCTCCTGCTGGTGCAATCATTTTCAGAATTGTGTGCAAAGCAGTTATAATTTCTATAGTGCTATCAAATTTTGTAGAATCAACACCTTCATATCTTATGCAGTTGTATCCAGACAGGACTAAGTTCATTTATACATTATAGCTCCCTTGACAATGCTTCTTCATGTTTCTTTTATGGCATTTTTTTGATGGTCTCCTTATTTGTATTTCGTTCAGCTGGAAAGTATTTCTGAGGATTCAGTTACCACAGAAAGACAAACTGACCTGTTAACAAATTTTATCCCCACTCTTCGGTCAGGTGAGTGGTCTGACATTGGGGGTCGTCCCTATATGGAGGATGCTCATATATGCATTGCAGACTTAGCTAAGAATTTTGGTTGTGATTTAGTGAGTGAAGAAGCTATTTCCTTCTACGGTGTAAGTTCATAAGCTATCCCTTTTTCTTCTATATATTGGCATGTTGAACTTTCCAATATCCCTGCCTCTAATACTATTTTCTTCTTATGTATTTGTGGTTATTTTAGAATACGGAGATAAATTAAACATTCTTGTTCAACTCTTTGATCTAGGAATAAACATGAGTTACTTTCACGACACTGATGTAATTGGAAAGACAAACATGCTTTGTCATCTCTAACAAATGACTCGAACTTGAAAGTTACTGCAGCTTCTGTTCTTAACATTAGCTGTCTTAAAAGTTGCATTTGAATGAATCTGAAAATGATATAATCCTGAATTTAGTGTTCCTGAACACAATTATAACATCTTTTCTTAGCATATAAACTTGGCATGAATCAAGTCAATGGTCAGTTTAATCTTTTCAGCTTTGGAGCCATCAAACGCTGGTGGTATTAGACTCGAACTTGAAAGTTACTGCAGCTTCTGTTCTTAACATTAGCTGTCTTAAAAGTTGCATTTGAATGAATCTGAAAATGATATAATCCTAAATTTAGTGTTCCTGAACACAATTATAACATCTTTTCTTAGCATATAAACTTAGCATGAATCAAGTCAATGGTCAGTTTAATCTTTTCAGCTTTGGAGCCATCAAACGCTAGTGGTATTGTCTTCTTTATGGGTTATGTTCTTAGATTAGCTGTATAGTCTACACAAAGCAAGGATATACAGAAGTGATGCATGTTGAATTTGATGCAGAATTgttaaaagggaaaaaagaagaagatacaaGGCAGTATTTAACACTCTTGTTGGAGACCTTCTTTacttattttctatttaaaaatggCCTCTAACTGAATAGCTATCTGTTAGATTAGAGCTCATTCTTGCAGCCAAAACTAGTGCACGGGAATCACATTAAATATACCATAAGAGAGAAATAGGCTCCCAGGAATTACATAAATATTCTCTTTATTGACATAAAAGGAGCAGGTTTTTGATGGGCACGGAGGAAAGGATGCATCTCATTTTGTCCGTGATCATTTGCCTAGAGTTATTGTTGAGGATGTTGATTTTCCCTTGGAACTTGAGAAAGCGGTCACAGGTCATTCATGGAGACTGATGCTGCATTTGCAAAGTCATGCTCTCTCGAATCTTCACTGGCTTCTGGCACTACTGTTCTCACTGCAATGATATTTGGGAGGTAAGCACTTCCAAAGCTTTTTTGGCTGGAAAAAACAACTATAAAATGAAGATAGACATTGAGAGAGGTTACATTAGAGAATTTGATGCATTTGAATTTGGCGAAGTGAATGAAGTTGAGATTTCTAGTGTGTAAAATCTGGACACTTTCTAATTTGTTTCTACTATATGTTAGAATCAACTTTTATGGTTTTTTCTTTGCTTGAAAGGAATATCTTATCTTTTACAGGTCTTTACTTGTGGCAAATGCTGGGGATTCTAGGGCGGTACTGTCATGGCATGGAAGAGCTATAGAGATGTCAAAGGATCATAGGCCCTGTTGCATGAAAGAGAGAAGGCGAATCGAGGCTCTGGGTGGATTCGTTGATGATGGTTATCTGAATGGTCAACTAGGGGTCACCCGAGCATTAGGTGATTGGCACATTGAAGGTATGAAGGAAACCGGTGAGAGAATTGGCCCCCTAAGTGCTGAACCAGAACTCAAAATGATAACACTGACTAAGGAAGATGAGTTTTTGATCATCGGTAGTGATGCAATATGGGACGTTTTTACCAGTCAAAATGCCATAGACTTCACAAGGCGGCGGCTCCAGGAGCACAATGATGTCAAATTATGTTGCAAAGAAATAGTTGAAGAAGCAATAAAAAGAGGAGCAACAGACAATTTGACCGTTGTTGTGGTGTGTTTTCACTTGGAGCCACCTCAACCTTCTGTCAGACAAAGGGGAACAGTCAGGAGAAGCATTTCTGCTGAGGGGCTTCAGAGTCTAAAATGCCTCTTAGAAGGATAGAACTCTATTACATTTGTTTACACTCAATACATGGTAGGTACACAAAGGAGACAACTAGTTAATGATGAACATTCACCAATAGAACAaaagaaaacttgaaagaatcaaATTATGGAACTAGGGTTCAGAATTTGGTAGATTTTATTTCCTGATCATTCTTATTGGCCTCAAATGAAGCTTTGGAtaatttgatgaacagaatcgATTTGTCTGCTAGGCAGAGTTGACTATAAACAGAAATAAATCTGTTATTGTACTATTTTCTAAAGAAGATATATTCTTTGCAAACATTTGTCATCTTCTTGATTGTCCTAGCATTGAACTTTTGACAGTTTAATTGCCATCCTTTTGGGTATCCTCTGTTTCTTACCAAAGAAGATAGTCTTACCTGTTTGAGCTAAAGATGGCTCCTGAATGGATCTTCCTGTAGCTTGTTGAGTATATCTGGGATGCAAGTAATAATTTTGGACCTATTTGTGTTGTTCTGCATACAATACTAATACGGAATATAtagacacacatatatatataacaatacaACGCAATTAATGAATTAACATAAAATCCGTCAAAatgttatataatattttaaatatgttaacaACTTGAAAAAATAATTCAAACCTGATAAGAATACATAAATTACAAGTGGTCAGTGTAACTTGTAATCCAACACCATACTACCCCAACTGATTTGATAGACATGACAGTTTATACGCACGTTTGCATTAACACACACAGCAACATATCACAAGACTGCAAATAGAATTCTCTTTGTGCAAAAACGTAGAGATGAATGGTTCCATTGTTAATCTTCTTTACCAGGACAGAAGAAGCCAAAATCTCATTGAAGATTTAAGAACACGGCTTACAAACATTTCAAAGAGAACAAACTTTGATCTAATATAGGAAAAATGAGGAATGAACTGATACAAAAATTATTGTACATGTATATATGAACTGAAGATTTTCAGTGTATAAAAGAATGAAATACAATTGAGATTGAGGTACAATGAAAAAAAACTTCAACAACATATTCTGTATGCCTATATCCTAATAAGATGCTTTTCTAAACAGTCAGGCCTAGAGAAACTGCATCATCTTGCAGTCACACTACTGCCAAGCTCTTTCTCCTCACTTACCATCCTTCCAATCTCGGTTTTTGCAACACAAACCAAGAATATACTAGCAAAGAATATAGCAAAAATTAGCATAAGAAATACACTATTCCAACCCCTAGTGGATACATACCCAGCCAAAAGGGGCCCAAGAGCTGCTCCCACTGAGCCAGTGCCATCTATGATTGCTGTCACTGTAGCTAATGCACGTGAGTTTCCTTTAATCAAGTCCTGGGTACCAAGATCAGCAGCAACAGCTGTTGTAATTAGTGAATAAGGCCCATTCACTAGCAACCCAGAGATAAACATCAATCCTATATTGGTAACCATAGAGACACTTCCATAAATCCGGTACAAAATGAGTGCAGGTATTGATAGTAATAAGAAAGTAACCGAAGTAACTGCACGAGCATCAATGACATCTGAAATGAAGCCTGCTAGCACCCCACCTAAGACTCCTCCAATATCGAATATTGTAGAGAGGATCCCAGCAGTTTTATGTGACAAATGCACTCCTGCAATGGCTACAATGCCAACACAAATTTGCAAGAATAAATGAACATCCACCGTTTTAGCTAATCAAAGAGCAGTAACAGATT comes from the Gossypium hirsutum isolate 1008001.06 chromosome A06, Gossypium_hirsutum_v2.1, whole genome shotgun sequence genome and includes:
- the LOC107962546 gene encoding 40S ribosomal protein S11 produces the protein MAEQTEKAFLKQPKVFLSSKKSGKGKRPGKGGNRFWKSIGLGFKTPREATEGTYIDKKCPFTGTVSIRGRILAGTCHSAKMIRTIIVRRNYLHYIKKYQRYEKRHSNIPAHISPCFRVKEGDHVIIGQCRPLSKTVRFNVLKVIPAGSSGGGKKAFTGM